The DNA segment TAACAACTAAGTGGAGACTTTGGTTAAACAATTTTTCGTTAACCAAGGAATTTAAGCCTATAGATACCGTGAAAGTTGGCGGATCTTATTATAATCTAAATATTTATGACGTTACTCATTTAGCGCGAGAAGGCAAAAACGAGTTCGTTGTTTCTCATTCTTCAATTGAAGGGATTTGGGTTCATATTATAAATTCAGTTCTATTTTATGAAGTTCCAGAGTTTAAAACGAATTATAAACTTAGAGCAGGAATATATTTAATACAGCCTTCAGAAGAAATAGAGTTAGATGGAGAAGGTAAAAACTACATTGTAATCAGGAATCCTAATAAGTCAATATTAAAGGTTGTCAATAGTACAGGGACTGTTACAACAATTGGCGGGAGTTTAGATAGTGATGAAATTGAGGTAAAAGGTCACTTAAGCATAATCCATGAATCGTCGCAAAGGAGTCCCGCTTTTCTATTTTTACATTATTCAGAAAATTCAATAACTCCAAATATTTCGATAAATGTGAGTGGTAAAATAGGGAGGGATAATAAAGCCGTTATAACTCTTTACAACGACGGTGAAGTAGACTTAGATAAGGTTTTGCTTAATGCAATGCTGAACGGAGTTACTATACACTTTAAATCTTTTGATAATATAAAAATAGGGCAAAAGATTAATTATGAGTTCTTTGTACCAAAAAAGGGTAACGTGCATCTAAGAATTGTAGGCGTAAAATCTGGTTTTAGGAAAATTTTAGATAAAGATCTTGAATGGGAGACTGCCTAGAATAAAAGCTATCATACCTATGAAAGCTGAACCCTTTAATAAACCTCTAGCTTCTCCTCCTCCTCTAGGCGAAGTTTCTGCAAATACTGCTTTTAAAGTGAAGAAAGTAAATGGAATTAAAAGTATTCCATAAATAATGTTAAATCCAAGTAGAATTGGCAACGGAGAGATTGCTAACATTAAAAGTAATATTACCCTTGCAATATTCCAAGTGAATCTAATTCCCTTGGTAGTTGCTAATGTTCTCACACCATATTTCTTGTCTCCTTCATAGTCTTCTATTCCTTTAACCAACTCTCTTCCTAATGTGAGAAGAAAAGAGTACGCTGTTGGTATTATTACTCTCTCAAACCAATTTCCTTCAAAATATGCTATACCACCATAGAATATTGATAAAGCAGTAGTAGTTGCTACGATTATGTTACCAGCCAAGCCCTGCCTTTTAAGCGTTTTAGCGTAGTAAATTAAAGCTATTGAAGTCATTATTGCCAATAATCCTTGTAAAATTCCAAGGATAAAAGCTAATCCACTGCCTATTATCATTGTTGAGTAAGATAAAGTAACTGCGTTCTTTATGCTTATTCGTCCAGATGGTAGCGGTCTATCTGGTTTATTTATCTTATCTATTTCAATGTCGTATACGTCATTTATAGCGTAACCGCCTGCTGCGACTAAAGACACTACAATCAGTGAGATTATTAGCTTCTCTAGATTAAAATTCCAAGCAGAGGAAACAACGTAGCCTGTAAAATCTCCTATTGCAGCGCCTATAACGTTATGTATCCTTACAAGTTTTAGATAAGGATTCACGATAGCGTTAAATGATTGTAAGAAAATAAAATTAGAGTATGGAAAAGGACATAGAAATTGCTGAGAAATATTTTAGAAAATATATTTCTGTTGGAGAAATTATTGCTGTCAGGGATTTAAAAGCACTAGGAGTTAAAGATCCAGAAAAAGTTATAGTTGAATTAATGAACAAGGGAATTATAGAAAAGGGCGAGGGATGTTTCAATTTAGTGAGAGAAAAGAAGCATTGAATGAAAATCGAATTCCTTTTCTGCCCTTATTGTTTTATCCTTGTAAATTCTTGCTAAAGATAACCAAATTCTCCAACTTTTCTCCACTAATGTAGTTAAATAGTACTGTTTTCTTATTTCTTTGGATAATTCTGAAAAAGTCTTAGCATAATTATTTGAGGAAATTAATTCAGCTATTCCAAATATTCCACCGCCGGTAAATGTTTTTATTAATCCTGTTCTATCTCCAAAGGCTATAATGCTACTTTGAGGTTTAATTGGCTTTACTCTAGGTATTGAACCACCGTGTATCTCAATTAATCTTTTATCCACAGCTGGTAAGAACAGCTTAGGATTAGAGTAAGATAAAGATCCTACCAAAGTTTTATCAGGTAAAGGTACTATCCACGAAAATCCTCCAGGATTTTTTGAATCAATAAAAACTCTAATCTTATCCATTTCTGGCAAAGGCTCTCTTACTTCCTCTATTGCTTTGATCCATTTAGCCTTTCCTTTCCAGCCGGAGCAATCGATTACTTTCCCATGATATACATTGCTATTTACTACTACTTCCTTCTCGTTCCTAATTTCCGCATTAACTGGCCTAATAACTTTTAACTCTTGGTCTAGCCATTTTTCTAATTTTTCCCTATTTAGCCTTAATACGTGGGTTTTAATAAAAATTGAATATTTATTATTTATAACTATCTCTATTTCTTTAAAATCTCTATCTACGAACTCTCTTGGTATTTCTAGTTTTTGAAAAGTAGAGTAGCTTATTATTCCAGTACATTTTTTACCAGGAAATCTTTTTCTATCAAAAATAAGAATTTTTTCTTCCTTATCCTTATTTTTATACCCAAATAAAAGTCCTGCTAATCCTCCACCCACTATTAAAAGTCCGATGATCTATCAGCCTCATTCATACTATACCTTTTTGCTCCAAGTTCCTTTACTATGTAAGCAAAGGCTTTCTTGGGGTCACTCTTTGCGCCACAGGAATAAACGTCAACTGTGGCAAATTTGTACTCAGGCCATGTGTGAATTGTTATATGACTTTCTAATACTATAGCTACAACGCTAGCTCCTTCACCGATTTTCCATGCCTTAACGTCAAGGAGGGTCATGTTACCTATTTTAGCAGCATTTATTACAATATTCTTCAGTTTTTCTACATCTTTTAAAACTTCCTCATCACAATCGTATAAGCTCCCATAAACTTGTTTTCCTATAACTTTTGGTACTTCTTGGTTTATCCCCATCATTTTTAAACCCCCCTTTATATACCCCCGAACCCTATTTATTTAAAATTAACCTAAACATGTTACAAGGTCTTTAAGACTTAAAGTATAGGCGTCTTTAATATTTTTAATACTTAAAATCCCAGATAATTGATATATATTCAAGATAAAAATTAGATTTTTAACGCTAAAGTCCTTATTTAACACATTGATGAAGAGTGAGTATAAGAAGGATTGTTCTTGACGTTTTAAAACCAATTAAAGGTACAACAATAATAGATTTAGCCGGTAAACTAACTGAACTAGAAGGAATAGATGGAGTTAATATTAGCGTAACAGACATGGACGTAGAAACTATGGGTTTAATGGTAGTTATAGAAGGATCTAATATAAATTTTGAAGAAGTAAAAAAGGTCTTAGAAGAGGACGGTTGTGCAATACATAGTATAGATGAAGTTGCAGCAGGAAATAGATTAGTAGAAGGAAGGAAAGGAAAATGATTTGTGACGTTTGTAAATCTAGGGAGGCTGTAGTTTATCAGCCCCATACTGGGAGAAGATTATGTAAAGAATGTTTCATAGAGGATATAAGACAGAGAGTTAAGAAAGAAGCTGAGAAACAAGGCCTTCTAAAGGCTAGCAAGATTCTTTTAGCGGTTTCTGGTGGAAAAGATAGTCTGACTTTAGCAGACACATTGGCTAGTTTCATTGATCCTAAGAGGTTAGTGGCATTTAACATTGTGGAAGGTATTTCTGGATATAATAGGAAGGAACAGGCAGAGAAATTAAGAAAATACCTTGACGATCTTGGTATAGAATTAATATCAACCTCATTTAAGGATTCTGTGGGTTACACATTAGATGAGATGGTATCCTCGGCTAGAGCTAAAGGGCTAAATATATCAGCTTGCACTTTTTGTGGAGGATTTAGAAGAAAATTAATTAACGATGCAGGAAGACAAGTTAAAGCGGATCTGGTGGCTACTGGACATAATTTAGATGACGAGGCACAAACTGTTATAGTAAATATACTTAGAGGTGACGTTAAGAGATTAGTAAGATTAGGGGATGTACCTCTAAAGTTAAGCGATAAGTTTGTTTTAAGAGTCAAACCTCTAAGGAAGATTTATGAGTGGGAAACCACAATGTATGCTTTTCTAAAAGGATTTGAATTTCAGGAAGTCGAATGTCCTTACATTTCAGCCAGACCTACATTGAGAGCTAAGGTTAGGGAGTTACTTTATTTAATTGAACAGCAAAAACCCGGTAGTCTACTTAGGATTGTTGAAGAGTTTGATAAAATATCAGAGCTAGTAAGGCAACATTCTCCAAAAGAAGAATTACCTACTTGTAAGATTTGTGGAGAACCTACAAGTTATGGAAGAGAAATATGTAAAAATTGTGAATTAATGATACAATCTGGGCTTTTACCTCAGAAGTATTTGCGTATATCGTAAATTCTTTCTTCAATTCCTTTTCTCTTATTTGCTACAATTGCCATGGAAAATAAGAGCGAAGATAGTCTATTTAGATAAACTATTATCCATTTGTCAAATTCAATCTCTTTAGAATATTTAACTGCGTTCCTTTCTACTCTTCTTACTATGCTTCTGGCTACATGAAGGTAAGAAGCTTCTTCTGAGCCTCCAGGGATTACAAAAAGCTTTACTGGTCCGCTCTCTTTTCTATAAGCTATTGTCCTTTCTTCTAGCCATTTCACGTTCTCTTGAGTTATTTTAATATTTCCAGTACTTAATTCTTCTCCTATTGCGAATAATTCATATTGAATTTTTTCAATGTCTTTCTTCATATCGTCCCAAGGTAATTTAGCTAAGGCTAAGCCCAAGAAAGAATTTACTTCATCTAAGTCGCCTAACATATTTACTAAAGGGGAATCTTTACCTACTCTCTTATTTATTACATTTGTATTTCCGTCGTCTCCAGTTCTTGTGAACATTTAATAAGCTTAAAAAATATCTCAGTAATATAGGTTTTGGTGGGCTGAATTTCTCAGACTTTCAGTGCGTTTCTGGTCAATATATCCCAAAAATGGCAAAAGAAATGGGAAGAGAGCAAAATATTTGAAAGTAATCCAGATAGTAGAAAGAAGTTCTTTACTACAGTAGCTTTTCCTTATCCAAATAGTCCTTTCCACTTAGGTCACGGAAGAACGTATACCACTGCAGATATCTATGCCAGATATATGAGAATGAAAGGCTATAATGTACTATTCCCAATGGGATTTCATTATACAGGAACGCCGATAATAACTATGGCAGATGACGTAGCTAAAGGAGAAAAGGAAGTTATAGACATTTTCAAAAATATTTATGAGATACCTCCAGACGATATTCCGAAATTATCAGATCCGCTGTTCATGGCTAACTACTTTAAGGAGGATATAAAGAAAGCTATGAAAGAACTAGGGTTAAGCATAGACTGGAGGAGAGAATTTACAACAATAGACCCAGAATTTTCTTCATTTATTGTTTGGCAATTTAATAAATTACAGCAACAAGGCTATATAGTGAAGGACACTCATCCAGTAGGCTGGTGCCCTGTTCATCATTTACCGGTTGGGATGCACGACACTAAAGGCGATGTAGAGCCAGATATAGGAGAATACGTGCTAATTTACTTTGAATCAGAGAAGGGTATCTTACCCGTTGCAACTTTAAGGCCGGAGACTATCTTTGGAGTAGTTGCAGTATGGGTAAACCCCAAAGTAACTTATGCAATAACTGAAATAGATGGAAAAAGAATGATAGTTACAGAAAGGGCAGCTTTTAAGTTAAGTTTCCAGATCGATAATGTTAAGGTTTTAGATAAGATTTCTGGATCAGATTTAATTAAATTAACTGCGATTAATCCAATAACTGGTCAGAGCGTTCCAGTATTGCCGGGCGAATTCGTTGACCCAGATATGGCAACGGGAGTAGTAATGAGCGTTCCGGCTCATGCGCCTTTTGATTATTATTATTTAAAGAAAGTTAGTCCAAACACCCAAATAATTCCAGTAATAAAGGTTGAAGGTTACGGTGAGTCTCCTGCTGCGGAAGTTGTTGAAAAAGAAAAGCCTAAGAATGACGCCGATCTTAAGAAATTAACTGAGTTAGTATATAGAGCTGAATACAACAAAGGAAAAATGAGGGACGACGTGTTATTAAGAGCTAAACCGGAATATAGGGGAGAGTTAAAAGATATTGTAGGCTTATCAGTACCAGAGGCAAGGAAAATAATTACGAATTTTATAATTAATCACGGTCTAGGTAGGAAAATCTTGGAAATAATGAACAGGCCAGTTTATTGCAGATGCGGAAACGAAGTAGTTGTTAAGATACTAAAAGATCAATGGTTCTTGGATTACGGCAATCCAGAGTGGAAAGCCAAAGCAAAGAAATTGTTATCAATGATGAGAATAGTACCAGAAGAAGCCAGAAAAGATTTTGAATACGCATTAGACTGGCTGCAAAAGAGGGCTTGTGCTAGAACTAGAGGATTAGGCACTCCTCTACCTTGGGATAAGAAATGGATAATTGAAAGTTTATCAGATTCTACAATTTATATGGCTTATTATACGATAGCTCACAAAATAAGGAAATATAACTTACACGCTTCTCAGTTAACGTTCGAATTTTGGGACTACGTAATGCTGGGTAAAGGTAATGTCGAGGAAGTGTCTAAGGTAACTAATATTCCAGTTGAAGTTTTGCAAGATTTAAGAAATGAATTTACTTACTGGTATCCATTAGATATGAGACATAGCGGTTCTGATTTAATACCTAATCACTTATCATTCTTTATATTTAATCATGCAGCAATCTTCCCAGAGAACTTATGGCCTAAAGGTATAGCAGTTAATGGTCTAGTACTTTACGAAGGAAAGAAGATGAGCAAGTCCTTGAGGAATATAATTCCTCTGAGAAAAGCAATTAGAATTTATAGCCCAGACGTTATTAGAATAACATTAGCTGCAACAGCAGATATGGGATCTGAAACTAACTTTACGGAGACTGTAGCTAAGTCTGTAATTGATAATTTGAAGAAGTTTTATGACATGTTAACTACAATTAAAGGGCTTGAGAGTAAAGAGTTTGGTATTCCAGAAAAATGGATGTTATCAAGGTTATATTCTACTATAAAAGAAGTTACGCCAATGATGGATGAAATGAGGTTCAGGGAAGCCTTGAATGAGATCTTATTTGGTTTATCATCCGATATTAATGATTACGTGGAGATGGCTAAAGCTGAAGGGAGAAATCCTAACGCTGAAGTGTTAAAAGAAGTTCTAGAAACTTGGAGTAAATTAATATCTCCATTTGCACCCCATATAGCAGAAGAAGTTTGGAATTCATTAGGTCACAACACTTTCGTATCATTAGAAGAATGGCCTAAATTTGATGAAAGCAAGGTTGATATCAAAACGGAAGTTGCTCACGAATATCATAAGCTAATAATAGATGACGTTAAGGCTATATTAAACGTTTATAAAGGTACTCCAAAGTTAGTTAAAATATACGTTGCAGATAGGTCTAAAATGCAGCTATTAATTGATGCATTAAATGTTATCAGTTCCGGAGGAAATATGAAGACTTTTATGACTTCTCATAAGCCTAAGAATAGTGAGGAAGCAAAAGAATTGCAAAAAATATTCCAATATGCCCAAGGTTTGGGAGACGAAATGAAGAAGATAGCATCTTATGGTTTCGATGAAGAAGAGCTAGTTAAAGAAGGCATAAGCTATATTAAGTATAAGTTAGGATTAGAAGTCAAGGCTGAAAGATTTACAGATGAAATAAAGAAAAAATATAACAAGGACGCACTACCTTTAAGGCCTGCAATCATTATAGAATGAGTTTTATTTTCTTTCCTTCTATGTCTATTTTATCAATTTCTTTCAGAAATAATATTTTTTCCTTTACTTCATCTCTAGGGATATTCAACCTCTTTGAAGCAATATTTACTAAATCTCTCATTTCGCATTCTCCACCCAGCTCTTTTATAATATTAAGCAATTCAGTGTAGTCGTTTGTTAATTTTACTTCATTTATTTCGCCCTTTACAATCTTAAATGGAATTATTTCGTCTTCGATTATTGCCTTATATACGTTGAACTCAAATTTTTCTACTCTAACCTTTATTGCGTTAACCTTTAGATTCTTATAAGAAGTTGCAAAAATGAACTTTTCCGGCAGTTCGCTCTCATTCTCTGCTTCAAAAACTAAGAAAGCAGAATTTTCGTCGCATTTTACTGGGAAATCTACGTCTTTAGGATAAAATTCCCACTTTATTTTACCGAAGTTTCCAATGCAAATGTTCTTCCCAGTTTTTCTATAATAAAGTGATGCAAAATTCATTAATAATGTTAAATTTACTGAGTAATAATAGGAGATTACTAAGCTTTTCTTGTCTAGTAATCTTTCTAAAAACACGTAATAATTTGTACAAAAAATTTTTAAATTTATTTCCACCTTTTTACCAAGGGTTTCGTATTGCACCAACCGAAATACCTAAATGGCTAAAGGAAGCTAAAGAATACGATTATAGTGATATAAAAGAAGGAATAAGACTTCATTTAAATGAATCTCCATATTCTCCACCCAATTTTATAATTCAAGAAGTGGAAAAGTACCTATCTCAAGGTAATAGATATCAACACCCAGATTTAACTTCTAGGTTTAAGGAATTAGCTGCAGAATATAATAAGGTAGAACCATCTAATATTTTCCCTACACCTGGAGGAGACGGAGCTTTAAGGGCTATTTTCTATAATTTCCTAAATCCTGGAGATACTGTAACTTACAATTTCCCATCATATAGTATGTATTCAGTTTACTCTGCAGTTCGTGGACTAAAGGTAAATAAAATAAACCTAGTAGAAGACGGAGATTGGTGGAAGGAAGATATAGATAAACTTCTAGATTTTGCTAAAAAGTCAAAATTAGTAGTAATAGACGATCCAAATAACCCTACTGGTTCGCCTATGTTAAAGGCTAATAAAGATTTGATATCCATACTCGCTGAGAGCATAAATGGGTTCCTAGTTTTAGACGAAGCGTATTATGAGTTCTCAGGTTATACTGCAGCTTCGTTAGTAAATGAATATCCAAACGTTATGATAGTGAGAACTTTAAGTAAAGCGTTCTCTTTAGCTTCTTATAGAGTTGGCTATCTTATCGCAAATAAAGAAGTAGTAGATGCTTTGACAAAAACTTCTACACCTTTTGACGTTGCTTTACCTTCATTAATAGCTGGAATAACTGCCTTAGAAAATCCATCTTATGCGAGAAAAATAGTAAACGAGATTACTGAGAACAGAGAATATCTATATTCATCTCTTAAAAAATTAGGTTTAAAGGTATACAAGTCTGTTACAAATTTCCTCTTTGTTAAGGATAATAGAGATTTATTAAATCCCTTAATGGAAAGAAAAATAGCTATTAGGAAACCAATTGATGGATTTTATAGAATAACTGTGGGAACTAGAGAACAATGTGAAATTTTAGTTAAAGCTCTGGGTGAGATTCTTGAAAGTGGCGATTCCAAACAAAGGTAGGCTTCAACAACCTACTTTACAATTTTTATCTCAAGTAGGAATTAAGCCGTTAGCTAGTGACGAAAGGGCATTAATGATACCTACGAGTTGGGATGGTGTTCAATTAGTTATGATGAGAACAGAGGATATACCTAATTTAGTCG comes from the Acidianus infernus genome and includes:
- the leuS gene encoding leucine--tRNA ligase, which translates into the protein MVNISQKWQKKWEESKIFESNPDSRKKFFTTVAFPYPNSPFHLGHGRTYTTADIYARYMRMKGYNVLFPMGFHYTGTPIITMADDVAKGEKEVIDIFKNIYEIPPDDIPKLSDPLFMANYFKEDIKKAMKELGLSIDWRREFTTIDPEFSSFIVWQFNKLQQQGYIVKDTHPVGWCPVHHLPVGMHDTKGDVEPDIGEYVLIYFESEKGILPVATLRPETIFGVVAVWVNPKVTYAITEIDGKRMIVTERAAFKLSFQIDNVKVLDKISGSDLIKLTAINPITGQSVPVLPGEFVDPDMATGVVMSVPAHAPFDYYYLKKVSPNTQIIPVIKVEGYGESPAAEVVEKEKPKNDADLKKLTELVYRAEYNKGKMRDDVLLRAKPEYRGELKDIVGLSVPEARKIITNFIINHGLGRKILEIMNRPVYCRCGNEVVVKILKDQWFLDYGNPEWKAKAKKLLSMMRIVPEEARKDFEYALDWLQKRACARTRGLGTPLPWDKKWIIESLSDSTIYMAYYTIAHKIRKYNLHASQLTFEFWDYVMLGKGNVEEVSKVTNIPVEVLQDLRNEFTYWYPLDMRHSGSDLIPNHLSFFIFNHAAIFPENLWPKGIAVNGLVLYEGKKMSKSLRNIIPLRKAIRIYSPDVIRITLAATADMGSETNFTETVAKSVIDNLKKFYDMLTTIKGLESKEFGIPEKWMLSRLYSTIKEVTPMMDEMRFREALNEILFGLSSDINDYVEMAKAEGRNPNAEVLKEVLETWSKLISPFAPHIAEEVWNSLGHNTFVSLEEWPKFDESKVDIKTEVAHEYHKLIIDDVKAILNVYKGTPKLVKIYVADRSKMQLLIDALNVISSGGNMKTFMTSHKPKNSEEAKELQKIFQYAQGLGDEMKKIASYGFDEEELVKEGISYIKYKLGLEVKAERFTDEIKKKYNKDALPLRPAIIIE
- a CDS encoding UbiA family prenyltransferase, producing MNPYLKLVRIHNVIGAAIGDFTGYVVSSAWNFNLEKLIISLIVVSLVAAGGYAINDVYDIEIDKINKPDRPLPSGRISIKNAVTLSYSTMIIGSGLAFILGILQGLLAIMTSIALIYYAKTLKRQGLAGNIIVATTTALSIFYGGIAYFEGNWFERVIIPTAYSFLLTLGRELVKGIEDYEGDKKYGVRTLATTKGIRFTWNIARVILLLMLAISPLPILLGFNIIYGILLIPFTFFTLKAVFAETSPRGGGEARGLLKGSAFIGMIAFILGSLPFKIFI
- a CDS encoding NAD(P)/FAD-dependent oxidoreductase produces the protein MGGGLAGLLFGYKNKDKEEKILIFDRKRFPGKKCTGIISYSTFQKLEIPREFVDRDFKEIEIVINNKYSIFIKTHVLRLNREKLEKWLDQELKVIRPVNAEIRNEKEVVVNSNVYHGKVIDCSGWKGKAKWIKAIEEVREPLPEMDKIRVFIDSKNPGGFSWIVPLPDKTLVGSLSYSNPKLFLPAVDKRLIEIHGGSIPRVKPIKPQSSIIAFGDRTGLIKTFTGGGIFGIAELISSNNYAKTFSELSKEIRKQYYLTTLVEKSWRIWLSLARIYKDKTIRAEKEFDFHSMLLFSH
- a CDS encoding TIGR00269 family protein, which gives rise to MICDVCKSREAVVYQPHTGRRLCKECFIEDIRQRVKKEAEKQGLLKASKILLAVSGGKDSLTLADTLASFIDPKRLVAFNIVEGISGYNRKEQAEKLRKYLDDLGIELISTSFKDSVGYTLDEMVSSARAKGLNISACTFCGGFRRKLINDAGRQVKADLVATGHNLDDEAQTVIVNILRGDVKRLVRLGDVPLKLSDKFVLRVKPLRKIYEWETTMYAFLKGFEFQEVECPYISARPTLRAKVRELLYLIEQQKPGSLLRIVEEFDKISELVRQHSPKEELPTCKICGEPTSYGREICKNCELMIQSGLLPQKYLRIS
- the hisC gene encoding histidinol-phosphate transaminase, with the translated sequence MYKKFLNLFPPFYQGFRIAPTEIPKWLKEAKEYDYSDIKEGIRLHLNESPYSPPNFIIQEVEKYLSQGNRYQHPDLTSRFKELAAEYNKVEPSNIFPTPGGDGALRAIFYNFLNPGDTVTYNFPSYSMYSVYSAVRGLKVNKINLVEDGDWWKEDIDKLLDFAKKSKLVVIDDPNNPTGSPMLKANKDLISILAESINGFLVLDEAYYEFSGYTAASLVNEYPNVMIVRTLSKAFSLASYRVGYLIANKEVVDALTKTSTPFDVALPSLIAGITALENPSYARKIVNEITENREYLYSSLKKLGLKVYKSVTNFLFVKDNRDLLNPLMERKIAIRKPIDGFYRITVGTREQCEILVKALGEILESGDSKQR
- a CDS encoding cob(I)yrinic acid a,c-diamide adenosyltransferase; translation: MFTRTGDDGNTNVINKRVGKDSPLVNMLGDLDEVNSFLGLALAKLPWDDMKKDIEKIQYELFAIGEELSTGNIKITQENVKWLEERTIAYRKESGPVKLFVIPGGSEEASYLHVARSIVRRVERNAVKYSKEIEFDKWIIVYLNRLSSLLFSMAIVANKRKGIEERIYDIRKYF
- the speD gene encoding adenosylmethionine decarboxylase gives rise to the protein MMGINQEVPKVIGKQVYGSLYDCDEEVLKDVEKLKNIVINAAKIGNMTLLDVKAWKIGEGASVVAIVLESHITIHTWPEYKFATVDVYSCGAKSDPKKAFAYIVKELGAKRYSMNEADRSSDF
- a CDS encoding PolB1-binding protein PBP2 family protein yields the protein MEKDIEIAEKYFRKYISVGEIIAVRDLKALGVKDPEKVIVELMNKGIIEKGEGCFNLVREKKH
- a CDS encoding DUF211 domain-containing protein, whose protein sequence is MSIRRIVLDVLKPIKGTTIIDLAGKLTELEGIDGVNISVTDMDVETMGLMVVIEGSNINFEEVKKVLEEDGCAIHSIDEVAAGNRLVEGRKGK